From one Halorhabdus rudnickae genomic stretch:
- a CDS encoding DUF7680 family protein, whose translation MSQGIAEGNSFAFTTGAYGNRPTFVLTRDRVDDQHEITLYELAPRDIATARRERFERTQKAVSVPVHELEEAIIGDRSPSELPGADDAAYDWDDWCAIRIATLRGGAFNEVSFLIESTFRELSLDPETVCTGEPASVSLPEAAGVRLSIAFRAMKPMRRRDRLREVAKGIDQMSLGECYYWHAKARSPSSPNGTKALRVLLADHI comes from the coding sequence ATGAGCCAGGGGATCGCTGAGGGGAATTCGTTCGCCTTTACCACTGGCGCGTACGGGAATCGACCGACGTTCGTGTTGACGCGTGATCGAGTCGATGACCAGCACGAAATCACGCTCTACGAGCTGGCGCCCCGTGATATCGCAACGGCTCGGCGAGAACGGTTCGAGAGAACCCAAAAAGCAGTAAGCGTCCCAGTACACGAACTGGAAGAAGCCATTATCGGCGACCGTTCTCCGTCCGAGCTCCCCGGGGCAGATGACGCGGCATACGACTGGGATGACTGGTGTGCGATTCGTATCGCGACGTTACGCGGTGGGGCGTTCAACGAGGTGAGCTTCCTCATCGAATCCACCTTCCGGGAGCTAAGTCTTGATCCTGAAACCGTCTGTACAGGAGAGCCAGCAAGCGTGAGTCTCCCCGAAGCTGCCGGTGTTCGGCTTTCGATCGCGTTCCGAGCGATGAAGCCGATGCGACGCCGGGATCGTCTCCGTGAAGTCGCAAAGGGAATCGATCAGATGAGCCTGGGCGAATGCTACTACTGGCACGCCAAGGCTCGCTCGCCGTCCTCACCCAACGGTACGAAAGCACTTCGCGTCCTACTTGCCGACCACATCTAA
- a CDS encoding DUF1156 domain-containing protein, protein MSEKSFLDEAEVPENVAIESQLPLNAIDIESQKDMESGRYHALRSLHKWFAARPTPAVRLAVLASVYPGEIDSDELLRLMKIGPKEMDTGIADYVEEKFTEKKGNGTLDDHYDYPNPNTQSPTEAEIKNLQSKLREAWGGELPTILDPTTGRGIIPFEAIRYGIPAKANELNPVPSLILKAGLEYAPEVGSLDPAIREWRDKILDTARENIEPYYPTEDPGRQILNSAMTYVIQCESCGGEIPLVSKWWLNKDSDGGDAILPVYEDGEVRYTYTRVEDAPDTYDPEDGPLRGESAECPHCDVVNEQEDVQEKIHDGDFEFSIYGVNYETSTGERKYRAGNEYDQKGMEKAKQRVESDFDLLTFLSEPVDVSSRISDPSSYGMHEWRDIFTPRQLVVQYEFLQAFEEYKPKITDEYEEQRATAILTVLSLAASRAMNYNSRLNQWRDSRGYGSHIFTDNNLIMKKMSVDNNLSAPRRGYRKHSEHVIDAYEKLVNYLPDTNSAEVVSMDAGQLTTEFESGSVDAAIVDPPYYSSIMYAELSDVFYVTQKEYLEDIHPDIYSSSLTDKDNEAVANPYRFEEIADDEQSKDDLADQHYESKMEEIFAEVQKLLSSGGVMTVMFTHREMDAWDTLTSALISAGFTITATHPIKTEMSDRIGVQGKASADSSIFLVARKQDTESPERTLWEDVQDGIRQAARNQAEEILDSGYNISKTDTAIAAYGPTLQKYAEAFPVVNKKGEEIRPREALSQAREAVTGVLAERFLKTEGLEQLDSLTRWYILSWLIYENDTIPYDEARQLGVAANVDIDNIKRTTKIWGKSQKDIVLKDHTDRVQDIVLLKSDSADNPSSRKYPVDPTDTRFTYTIDTVHGAIHVYEREGPRSAWEWLSDRDLKSNQEFEATVTALLEVLPTDSDMREVLVNLVSGETGDYLDINLDHIDMSGEDRQTELGDHQ, encoded by the coding sequence ATGTCTGAGAAATCATTCCTAGACGAAGCAGAGGTTCCTGAGAACGTTGCAATCGAGTCACAGCTCCCCCTCAATGCAATCGACATTGAGAGTCAGAAAGATATGGAATCCGGGCGCTATCACGCGCTTCGGAGCCTCCACAAATGGTTTGCTGCGCGACCTACACCAGCAGTCAGACTGGCCGTATTGGCTTCTGTCTACCCCGGGGAAATCGACTCTGACGAACTCCTTCGTCTGATGAAAATTGGGCCGAAGGAGATGGACACCGGTATTGCGGACTACGTCGAAGAGAAATTCACCGAAAAGAAGGGAAACGGCACTCTCGACGACCATTACGATTATCCGAACCCCAATACCCAATCTCCGACAGAGGCTGAAATCAAGAATCTCCAGTCGAAGCTTCGAGAAGCGTGGGGTGGAGAACTACCAACAATTCTTGATCCGACCACAGGTCGAGGGATTATTCCATTTGAAGCGATTCGGTACGGAATTCCGGCGAAAGCGAACGAGCTGAACCCAGTTCCATCGCTTATTCTGAAGGCGGGTCTGGAATACGCACCAGAGGTGGGTTCGCTCGATCCAGCCATCCGTGAATGGCGAGACAAGATTCTCGATACTGCCAGAGAGAATATTGAGCCCTACTATCCCACAGAAGATCCGGGTCGCCAAATCCTCAACTCGGCGATGACCTATGTCATACAATGTGAATCCTGTGGGGGAGAGATACCTCTCGTCTCCAAGTGGTGGCTGAATAAAGACTCGGACGGTGGCGATGCGATACTTCCCGTGTACGAAGACGGAGAGGTGCGATACACATACACCCGAGTAGAGGATGCGCCAGACACCTATGACCCAGAAGATGGCCCACTACGAGGGGAGAGCGCTGAATGTCCCCACTGTGACGTTGTTAACGAACAAGAAGATGTACAGGAGAAAATCCATGATGGGGATTTTGAATTCAGTATATACGGAGTGAACTACGAAACATCGACCGGTGAACGAAAGTATCGAGCGGGTAATGAATACGACCAGAAGGGAATGGAAAAGGCCAAGCAACGTGTGGAATCTGATTTTGACCTCCTAACATTCCTCAGCGAACCTGTTGATGTGAGTAGTCGAATAAGTGATCCCAGTAGTTACGGGATGCATGAGTGGCGAGATATTTTCACACCCCGCCAACTCGTTGTTCAGTACGAGTTTCTCCAAGCATTTGAGGAATACAAACCAAAGATAACGGATGAGTATGAAGAACAACGGGCGACTGCAATTCTAACAGTATTATCTCTGGCAGCGAGCCGTGCGATGAACTACAATTCTCGACTAAATCAATGGCGTGATTCTAGGGGATATGGCAGTCATATATTCACAGATAACAATCTAATTATGAAAAAAATGTCTGTTGACAATAACTTATCTGCTCCTCGTAGAGGATACCGCAAACACTCAGAACATGTTATTGATGCGTACGAAAAACTGGTGAACTATCTTCCAGACACAAATTCGGCAGAAGTTGTATCTATGGATGCTGGTCAGTTAACGACTGAATTTGAATCCGGATCTGTTGATGCAGCGATTGTTGATCCTCCGTATTATAGCAGTATTATGTACGCAGAACTCTCAGATGTGTTCTACGTCACCCAGAAAGAGTATCTGGAGGATATCCATCCCGACATTTACAGCTCAAGTCTAACGGACAAAGATAACGAAGCAGTTGCGAACCCTTATCGATTCGAGGAAATCGCAGACGACGAACAATCGAAGGACGATCTTGCCGACCAGCATTACGAGAGTAAGATGGAGGAGATTTTCGCAGAGGTCCAGAAACTCCTCAGTTCCGGTGGGGTGATGACGGTGATGTTCACCCACCGAGAAATGGATGCTTGGGACACTCTCACCTCTGCCCTCATCAGTGCGGGATTCACCATCACGGCGACGCACCCAATCAAGACAGAAATGTCGGATCGGATTGGCGTACAAGGTAAAGCAAGTGCGGATAGCTCCATCTTCCTAGTGGCGCGTAAGCAGGATACGGAGTCACCAGAACGGACACTTTGGGAGGATGTCCAAGATGGGATCCGACAAGCAGCACGTAACCAAGCCGAAGAGATTCTTGATTCTGGATATAACATTTCTAAAACCGACACGGCGATTGCTGCATATGGCCCAACGCTTCAGAAATACGCAGAAGCCTTCCCAGTAGTGAATAAGAAGGGGGAAGAGATTCGCCCCCGAGAAGCTCTTAGTCAGGCGCGGGAAGCAGTGACGGGCGTTCTTGCTGAACGCTTCCTCAAAACTGAGGGGCTTGAGCAACTTGACTCTCTCACACGTTGGTATATCCTCTCTTGGCTAATCTACGAAAACGATACTATCCCCTATGACGAAGCCCGGCAGCTAGGTGTCGCAGCAAACGTTGATATTGACAACATCAAGCGTACGACGAAAATCTGGGGAAAGAGTCAGAAAGATATCGTCCTGAAGGACCATACCGACCGAGTGCAGGATATCGTCTTGCTGAAGAGCGATAGCGCCGATAACCCCTCTTCTCGCAAGTACCCCGTAGATCCGACTGATACGAGGTTTACCTACACAATTGACACGGTCCACGGAGCGATCCATGTATACGAGCGTGAAGGCCCTCGATCTGCCTGGGAGTGGCTTTCCGACAGGGATCTCAAGTCGAATCAAGAGTTCGAAGCCACGGTTACGGCCCTTTTGGAGGTCCTCCCGACCGATTCGGATATGCGAGAAGTCCTGGTGAACCTTGTCTCCGGTGAAACCGGGGATTATCTGGACATCAATCTTGACCACATCGATATGTCCGGCGAAGACAGGCAAACCGAACTCGGTGATCACCAGTAA
- a CDS encoding DEAD/DEAH box helicase — protein sequence MSLQDVSWEPVYESEFRTNRTLMETFYRPFLNRVIRYDRLAGYLSLRSLAHALEGIDSVLETDGTVRVIAGADLQKREKGAMFPDADEPLEPWVESQLTIIATLLDRGDLQIKVGDPKGGDGLFHPKLGIGVDREGNKISFEGSINETLSAWQYNYERFKVHRSWTRGEAKYVEEDVSTFNALWNGFHPSVDVFELDEAARQDLIDWKDTDGTLEEHVERVKNHNPQTTVPEDDTAGVVSIAGRTPGGIHLAEEISTVTPWPHQRTISDTAVSVYPNNLLFCDEVGLGKTIEAGLTLSRLMQVGEVEQALFLVPAGLVQQWQGELLDRFNIHAYYHERSYDGDYMIGPLGDAENHRIPTSGAVDADAWEKTPIGSFVTARDEPTVVIESWHTARREGNQAHVAPRIDENMWDLTVVDEAHSAREETKLYDLLGQAEEASQCLYALTATPMQLNVGELYDLLRLCDLPEGWDDKDRFVEFFETRQVLEESLSTVGSRYQNVTDGQQQVLQQFQKELDLEKDEGRPRIERFGKLIHEHLTSNPGYDKQAKALVEATDTESIQQRKALEKLVGVRETSPRFDDPRSLIFDCGPTEWSALVEASQWATPVQSRIFRNTRAVLEQCQDLGLLDDTVPTRDVETKRIELGDAAPLYDQVEQYIDETYKQSQKVLTGKEKLALGFVMTTYRQRLTSSLHAIKQSLQRRMEKLDQKVEDMTEEVSELSRDAGVTEATIDEAIGQASLDAYQPSSRGAADVIQAERTALQEFVDDLRQAHTDPKVAQLRRDIRSLRQSARDNIIIFTQYHDTLEHIRETLTDTHPNVGTYSGGGGMQYDETSGEWVNVGKEAIKRDFTDGDTNILICTDSASEGLNLQTADALINFDLPWNPMRVEQRIGRIDRIGQKNEVVKIINYAYKDSIDGDIYEELEGRLQLFENVVGPMRPVLNSIEQDIKDAVMGSSGSDDTREPSEQVVEEADSRAKRAQEKAEKTGLAGEPEEVSTKETIIESAGLDGWEPYCYPAFDEIGTGERSYEPLVSLETIETQLTQSERLEETEWSFTALRNHARADDFEDIVNDAYVLELPEEDAVAMPESLGETAQAELGGGGGVVVTFNPEIAEQFPSIRLLLPGDPLFEALVREAAPAEVDNVEFVCGQRGESGSSVTRSGQVAEAKQATVVEPAVTSESVKNLLGGPSSISDIDDAEQTVLTWLSQLPSAE from the coding sequence ATGTCGCTACAGGACGTCTCCTGGGAGCCGGTGTACGAGAGCGAGTTCCGGACCAACCGGACGCTCATGGAGACGTTCTACCGGCCATTCCTCAACAGGGTCATCCGCTACGATCGACTCGCCGGCTATCTCAGTCTTCGGAGTCTCGCACACGCTCTCGAAGGGATTGACTCTGTCCTCGAAACTGATGGAACAGTGCGTGTCATCGCTGGAGCCGACCTCCAGAAGCGCGAGAAGGGAGCGATGTTCCCTGACGCAGATGAACCCCTCGAACCCTGGGTTGAGTCCCAACTCACCATCATCGCGACTCTCCTCGACCGCGGCGACCTCCAGATCAAGGTCGGCGATCCCAAAGGCGGTGACGGACTCTTTCACCCGAAGCTCGGGATCGGTGTCGATCGCGAGGGCAACAAGATCAGCTTCGAAGGGAGCATCAACGAGACGCTCAGCGCGTGGCAGTACAACTACGAACGCTTCAAAGTCCATCGCTCCTGGACCCGCGGCGAAGCGAAGTACGTCGAGGAAGACGTCTCGACGTTCAACGCACTCTGGAACGGCTTCCACCCCTCTGTTGATGTCTTCGAACTCGATGAAGCTGCACGCCAGGACCTCATCGACTGGAAGGACACCGATGGAACGCTCGAGGAACACGTCGAACGCGTCAAGAATCACAATCCCCAGACGACGGTACCCGAAGACGATACCGCCGGCGTCGTCTCGATTGCCGGACGAACACCGGGAGGAATCCACCTCGCAGAGGAGATCAGCACTGTCACACCCTGGCCCCACCAGCGAACGATCTCCGATACCGCAGTCAGTGTCTACCCGAATAACCTCCTGTTTTGTGACGAGGTAGGGCTCGGCAAAACCATCGAGGCAGGCCTGACACTCTCACGCCTGATGCAGGTCGGGGAAGTTGAGCAAGCGCTGTTTCTTGTTCCCGCAGGGTTAGTCCAGCAGTGGCAGGGCGAACTCCTCGACCGTTTCAATATCCACGCATACTATCACGAACGGTCCTACGATGGCGATTACATGATCGGCCCTCTCGGAGACGCAGAGAATCACCGCATCCCCACATCTGGAGCGGTCGACGCCGACGCGTGGGAGAAGACGCCGATTGGTTCGTTCGTTACGGCGAGGGATGAGCCAACCGTTGTAATCGAGTCGTGGCATACCGCCCGTCGTGAAGGTAACCAAGCACACGTCGCCCCCCGCATCGACGAAAACATGTGGGACCTCACGGTCGTCGACGAGGCTCACAGTGCTCGCGAGGAGACAAAACTCTACGACCTGCTCGGACAGGCGGAAGAGGCCTCCCAGTGTCTCTACGCTCTCACAGCGACGCCCATGCAGCTGAATGTTGGCGAGCTCTACGATCTCCTTCGACTGTGCGATCTCCCAGAGGGGTGGGACGACAAAGATCGATTCGTCGAGTTCTTCGAAACACGGCAAGTACTCGAGGAGAGCCTCAGTACCGTCGGGTCTCGCTATCAAAATGTCACTGATGGACAGCAACAAGTCCTCCAGCAATTTCAGAAAGAGTTAGATCTTGAAAAGGACGAAGGTCGGCCAAGAATCGAACGGTTCGGGAAGCTCATTCACGAGCATCTCACCTCGAATCCGGGCTACGACAAGCAAGCGAAGGCGCTAGTCGAAGCGACGGACACGGAATCGATTCAACAGCGGAAAGCCCTCGAGAAACTTGTCGGTGTGCGCGAAACCTCGCCTCGGTTTGACGATCCGCGCTCGCTCATTTTCGACTGTGGGCCAACGGAGTGGAGCGCACTAGTGGAGGCTTCTCAGTGGGCGACACCGGTTCAGTCCCGGATCTTCCGGAATACTCGGGCGGTCTTGGAGCAGTGTCAGGATCTCGGACTGCTCGACGATACGGTTCCGACTCGGGATGTCGAGACAAAACGTATCGAACTGGGTGACGCAGCCCCGCTGTACGATCAGGTAGAGCAGTATATTGATGAGACGTACAAGCAGTCGCAGAAAGTCCTGACCGGGAAGGAGAAGCTCGCGTTGGGCTTCGTGATGACCACGTATCGTCAGCGGCTGACGAGCAGTCTCCACGCCATCAAGCAGAGCCTCCAGCGCCGGATGGAGAAACTCGACCAAAAGGTGGAGGACATGACCGAAGAGGTCTCCGAGCTTAGTAGGGACGCTGGAGTGACGGAGGCGACCATCGACGAGGCGATCGGCCAAGCATCTCTCGACGCCTATCAGCCGAGTAGTCGTGGCGCGGCTGACGTGATTCAAGCGGAGCGGACGGCCCTCCAAGAGTTCGTGGACGATCTCAGGCAGGCCCACACCGACCCGAAGGTAGCGCAGCTGCGCCGCGACATTCGTTCACTCCGTCAGAGCGCCCGAGATAACATCATCATCTTCACGCAGTATCACGACACCCTCGAGCATATTCGTGAGACCCTGACAGACACGCATCCGAACGTCGGTACGTACAGTGGTGGTGGCGGAATGCAGTACGACGAAACGTCCGGGGAGTGGGTGAACGTCGGTAAAGAGGCGATCAAGCGAGATTTCACTGACGGAGACACCAATATCCTGATCTGTACAGATAGCGCGAGTGAGGGGCTGAACCTCCAGACTGCGGATGCGCTGATCAATTTCGATCTGCCGTGGAATCCGATGCGGGTTGAACAACGCATCGGTCGAATCGACCGTATTGGCCAGAAGAACGAGGTCGTGAAGATCATCAACTACGCCTACAAGGACAGCATCGACGGCGACATCTACGAGGAACTGGAGGGAAGGTTACAGCTGTTCGAGAACGTGGTTGGGCCGATGCGTCCGGTACTGAACAGCATCGAGCAGGACATCAAAGACGCCGTTATGGGTAGTTCCGGGTCGGATGACACCAGAGAGCCCAGTGAGCAAGTCGTCGAAGAAGCAGATTCACGGGCAAAACGTGCCCAGGAGAAAGCCGAGAAGACTGGGCTAGCAGGTGAGCCAGAAGAGGTATCGACGAAAGAGACGATAATCGAGAGTGCCGGACTTGACGGATGGGAACCCTATTGCTATCCTGCATTCGATGAGATCGGGACCGGTGAGCGGTCGTATGAACCGTTGGTGAGCTTGGAGACGATCGAGACACAGCTTACGCAAAGTGAACGCCTCGAGGAGACGGAGTGGTCGTTTACTGCCCTCCGAAACCATGCCCGCGCCGACGACTTTGAAGACATCGTCAACGATGCATACGTTCTAGAACTCCCGGAAGAGGATGCAGTAGCAATGCCAGAATCCCTCGGGGAGACAGCTCAGGCAGAGCTTGGAGGGGGTGGCGGTGTTGTCGTGACGTTCAACCCAGAGATTGCTGAGCAGTTCCCGTCGATTCGGCTACTCCTACCTGGAGATCCACTATTCGAAGCGCTCGTCCGCGAAGCGGCCCCAGCAGAAGTCGATAATGTGGAGTTCGTTTGTGGTCAGCGTGGAGAGAGTGGATCGTCTGTTACCCGGAGTGGTCAGGTCGCCGAAGCCAAACAAGCGACTGTTGTAGAACCAGCTGTAACGAGTGAGAGTGTGAAAAATCTCCTCGGTGGGCCAAGCTCGATTTCAGATATCGACGATGCTGAGCAAACTGTCCTGACCTGGTTATCCCAGCTTCCATCTGCAGAGTAG
- a CDS encoding Cdc6/Cdc18 family protein — protein MIRDARVLRAGFVPREVEHRDAEVNHLSSILEPITNGEPAETAIVTGPSGTGKICISKFVTERMREEVLDVETSYVNCWRNYNRFRALYQILDDLGATIDIHRQSTPHDELVERLQKYDGPRTVIILDEVDQLEDPSVIYDLHSLPQFAIICIANKEEELFSRVDDRLVSRLRSSEHVRMDKYHDDQLFDILSARAKWGLDEDIITDDHLYRIADAAAGDARLAIGILRTAASKADRENCERITDNILQNAAEDARAQIKQKSLDSLTPHQQVVYDIVRDHGPVDPSEIHERYTEDVDDPRTKRTVRTYLSKMVQYNLLEAEGTSRDRKYLLVDSAAASPMQ, from the coding sequence ATGATCCGCGATGCTCGCGTCCTCCGTGCCGGGTTCGTCCCTCGTGAAGTCGAGCATCGCGACGCCGAAGTCAATCACCTATCCAGTATTCTTGAACCGATTACGAACGGGGAACCCGCCGAGACGGCTATCGTCACTGGGCCCAGCGGCACTGGCAAGATATGTATCTCGAAATTTGTCACCGAACGCATGCGTGAAGAGGTCCTCGACGTTGAGACCTCCTACGTCAACTGCTGGCGCAACTACAACCGATTCCGGGCGCTCTACCAGATTCTCGACGATCTCGGCGCAACCATCGACATCCACCGGCAGTCGACACCCCACGACGAACTCGTCGAACGCCTCCAAAAATACGACGGCCCGCGAACAGTCATCATCCTCGATGAGGTGGACCAGCTTGAAGATCCAAGCGTCATTTACGACCTCCACAGCCTGCCTCAGTTTGCGATTATCTGTATCGCGAACAAAGAAGAAGAGCTGTTCAGCCGCGTCGACGACCGTCTCGTGAGTCGACTCCGTTCAAGTGAACACGTCCGAATGGACAAGTACCACGACGATCAGTTGTTTGACATTCTTAGCGCCCGCGCCAAGTGGGGTCTCGATGAGGACATCATCACTGACGATCACCTCTATCGGATCGCCGATGCAGCCGCCGGCGACGCCCGCCTCGCTATCGGTATCCTCCGAACAGCGGCCAGCAAGGCCGATCGCGAGAACTGCGAGAGAATTACCGATAACATCCTCCAGAATGCCGCTGAAGACGCTCGAGCCCAAATCAAACAGAAGAGCCTCGATTCACTCACCCCACACCAGCAGGTCGTCTACGATATCGTACGCGATCACGGCCCGGTCGATCCAAGCGAGATTCATGAGCGTTATACCGAGGATGTCGACGACCCCCGGACAAAACGAACTGTCCGAACGTACCTTTCCAAGATGGTCCAATACAACCTCCTCGAGGCAGAAGGCACGAGTCGGGATCGAAAGTACCTGCTCGTCGATTCGGCAGCTGCGTCGCCGATGCAGTGA